A single window of Chitinophaga sp. XS-30 DNA harbors:
- a CDS encoding universal stress protein → MKKILFIMNGLQMPFHATDFACYMASLSGAKLVGVFLENLRYGEKPELQQVMGVPYVETIVASDIPGYAKDNERVENNIRIFEKICEQKNVRSAVYRDRTVSVDELLGESRFADMIIVDPATGFNGKTEEIPTPFVRELLSRAECPVLIAAAGVDPIEEIVFCYDGGASAFFAMKQLVSLFPSLDEVKATIVEVSKNSTISPQEKKRLKEWLSGHYNYSDFVLLQGNAKDELFNFLLRKKNILLVMGAYGRNAVSRFFRQSQADLFINNLPFPVFITHC, encoded by the coding sequence ATGAAAAAGATACTCTTCATCATGAACGGCCTTCAGATGCCGTTTCATGCCACAGATTTTGCCTGTTATATGGCATCTCTCTCCGGCGCAAAGCTGGTGGGTGTTTTCCTGGAGAACCTGCGTTACGGTGAAAAACCCGAATTGCAGCAAGTGATGGGCGTTCCCTATGTTGAAACCATTGTGGCGTCCGATATACCCGGGTATGCAAAGGATAATGAAAGAGTGGAAAACAATATCCGCATCTTTGAGAAGATATGCGAACAGAAGAACGTGAGATCGGCCGTGTACCGCGACCGCACGGTATCTGTTGATGAACTGTTGGGCGAGAGCCGTTTTGCGGATATGATCATAGTAGACCCTGCCACCGGTTTTAACGGAAAAACGGAGGAAATTCCCACTCCCTTTGTCAGGGAATTGCTGTCCCGCGCAGAGTGCCCTGTACTGATCGCCGCGGCCGGGGTGGACCCCATAGAGGAGATCGTTTTTTGTTACGATGGCGGCGCCTCCGCATTTTTCGCCATGAAACAGCTGGTCAGCCTGTTTCCTTCGCTGGATGAGGTGAAAGCCACGATCGTTGAAGTGAGCAAAAACAGTACGATCAGCCCGCAGGAAAAGAAGCGCCTGAAAGAATGGCTGAGCGGTCATTATAACTACTCTGATTTTGTATTGCTGCAGGGTAATGCTAAAGATGAACTGTTCAATTTTCTGCTGAGGAAAAAGAACATCCTGCTGGTTATGGGTGCATACGGCCGCAATGCCGTCTCCCGGTTCTTCCGGCAAAGCCAGGCAGACCTGT